ATGATTGATATTGATTACTTTAAACTTTATAACGATACTTACGGACATCGGCAGGGTGATCATATAATCCGAACTATAGCCAAGATCATTAGGCAAAATTGTCGCGATGTCGATATTGTCGTGCGCTACGGTGGTGAAGAATTCGCCGTCCTGTTTCCAGAAACGACAGTAGACGAAGCGTTCAAAATTGCTGAGCGCATCCGTATGGCAGTAGCCGAATACCCCTTTGCCAATAAACATTCTCAACCGGGAGGAATACTTACAGTGAGCATGGGTGTAGCTGGCTATCCTTATGACGCGCAATCCGAAACTGAACTCATTGATCACGCTGATATGGCGTTATATAGGGCAAAACGGACTTCTAAAAACCGGGTTTGTCTTTATAGGGACCATCCCGACGTCTCTTAATATACTATACTTTTACTAGGATGTGCATATGGTTTACGATTTTCATACCCATTCTTTTTTTAGCGATGGCGTCTTATCGCCTATTGAACTTATTCGTCGAGCCCATGTGGCCGGTTACGCTGCTATTGGCGTAACTGATCACGCCAGTATGAGCAATTGGGAAGAAGCGCTTTTGGCCAAAGAACAACACATTTTTATAGAAGTAACATCGCGTGGCGGCCATTCCCTAACTAATGGTCATGTTGTTACAACTGCTCTGGCAGCGGGAGCACTCTTACTTGTTAATAGCGACACCCATACTCCTGGCGACTTACTAAGCACCGGTTTTGCCCGCAAGGTGGCACAGGGTGCAGGGATTGCGGAAAATCTACTAATTGAAACAGTCCTAAAAGATAATCCGCGCTTGCTGCTTAAAAAATTGGGTTATTAAACACAGTGGTGGTGTAACCATGACACAAGATGTTCTTGGAGATTTTAAGGCCTATTCGTTAGCAGGAACCGACCAGGAAGTTCAATTTATTACAACAGTTCTCAATCTGCCGCCAACTTCCTCAATTTTAGACCTTTACTGCGGCTATGGGCGTCATGCCATTGAATTAGCGAAACTAGGATTCAATGTTACCGGGGTGGATGCTACCAAGGCCTTCCTTGATATTGCGAGCCAAAAAGCAGAGGAGGAAGGAGTAGTAGTAACCTTTGCCCAGTGTGATATGCGTGAACTCGACTACTGTGAGGAGTTTGACGCGGTTATTAATATGTTTGCCGCCTTTGGCTATTTTAGCGATGCTGAAAATATTGACGTTCTTAAACGGGTAGCGAAAGCGTTACGTCCACATGGCCTATTCTTGATCGATTTGCTGAATCGCGACTGGATGGTACGTAATAGTCTCAACCGATATTGGCGCCACCCTAGCGGCGAATATGTTTTGTCCTACAAAGTTGAGCTTAACCAGGGCGTCGCGATTATGAAACGAGAACTAGTTAACCTGTTAACAGGAGCGAAAACGCAGTACGAATTCGTATTACGTGCCTATTCCTTAGCCGAAATAACGGCAATACTGGCGCAGGCAGGTTTTTACGTTAAACAGACTTACGGAGGGTTCGATTATCGGACTTATGGTGTAGAAGCGCCACGGATGATCATATTGGCCGAAAAGCAAACCTAAAACCACCTAGCCCTGAGTTATGTCATGCTAGGTGGTTTTTTTGCACAGTCTTTCAGCTTATTCATAGGATATAGCAGAGGGACTGTGAGGTGGAAACTTTTATGCTTGTTAGAGTGAATGGCCGGGAGAGTAATCGCAGGCCCAAGGTAGGGCTGGCTTTAAGTGGCGGCGGTTTGCGGGGTATAGCCCATATTGGCGTTTTAAATGTACTGCTACAAAACCAAATCCCTATTCATATGATTGCCGGAACTAGCGCAGGCGCGATTATCGCGGCAATGTATGCTTGTGGTTATTCGCCCCGGGATATGGCCGCCATAGCTGAAACTATTAAGATTCGTGACCTAGTAGACTTAAAGTTTACAATTGCCGATTTTTTAAAACACGGCGTAAAATGTTTTTTTGGCCCAAAATATCGGTTTTGGTCCGTCCTGCCTAAAGGGTTGGTGAAAGGTGATAAAATCGAGAAGTTTTTTGTGAAATACTGGCAGCAAAAAACGGTCCGCGATACAAAAATCCCTATTGCCATTACGGCTGTGGATATTAACTCCGCCGATACGGTTTTTTTTACAACTCCTTTGCCAGGACAGCGAGAAATTCTAAATGCCAGATATATTCACAATGCTCTTCTATCAGAGGCTGTACGCGCTAGCATCTCCATCCCAGGCATATTTTGTCCCAAAAAGTATCGTGACATGAATTTGGTAGACGGGGGGGTCAAAAATAATTTACCGACCGATATCCTTCACCATATGGGGGCTGACGTAATTATAGCTGTTAATTTAGGATATGACGGACAACAAATCAACAATATTGAAACAATTGGCGAAATTCTAATCCAATGTATCGAAATCATGGGTAGGGAAGTGACCTTGTTAAAAGGCGAACAATATGCTGATGTGATAATTCGCCCATCTGTATATGATCTTGATTTCAAAAGCTCTAGATATGTCGCCCACTGTATAGCAAAAGGTGAAGAAGCTGCGCGGCAAAAATTAAGTGATATCAAAGTTTTGTTATAGTTCCCATAAC
The genomic region above belongs to Thermosinus carboxydivorans Nor1 and contains:
- a CDS encoding PHP domain-containing protein; this translates as MVYDFHTHSFFSDGVLSPIELIRRAHVAGYAAIGVTDHASMSNWEEALLAKEQHIFIEVTSRGGHSLTNGHVVTTALAAGALLLVNSDTHTPGDLLSTGFARKVAQGAGIAENLLIETVLKDNPRLLLKKLGY
- a CDS encoding class I SAM-dependent methyltransferase, producing the protein MTQDVLGDFKAYSLAGTDQEVQFITTVLNLPPTSSILDLYCGYGRHAIELAKLGFNVTGVDATKAFLDIASQKAEEEGVVVTFAQCDMRELDYCEEFDAVINMFAAFGYFSDAENIDVLKRVAKALRPHGLFLIDLLNRDWMVRNSLNRYWRHPSGEYVLSYKVELNQGVAIMKRELVNLLTGAKTQYEFVLRAYSLAEITAILAQAGFYVKQTYGGFDYRTYGVEAPRMIILAEKQT
- a CDS encoding patatin-like phospholipase family protein is translated as MLVRVNGRESNRRPKVGLALSGGGLRGIAHIGVLNVLLQNQIPIHMIAGTSAGAIIAAMYACGYSPRDMAAIAETIKIRDLVDLKFTIADFLKHGVKCFFGPKYRFWSVLPKGLVKGDKIEKFFVKYWQQKTVRDTKIPIAITAVDINSADTVFFTTPLPGQREILNARYIHNALLSEAVRASISIPGIFCPKKYRDMNLVDGGVKNNLPTDILHHMGADVIIAVNLGYDGQQINNIETIGEILIQCIEIMGREVTLLKGEQYADVIIRPSVYDLDFKSSRYVAHCIAKGEEAARQKLSDIKVLL